The following coding sequences are from one Sciurus carolinensis chromosome 11, mSciCar1.2, whole genome shotgun sequence window:
- the LOC124959622 gene encoding tripartite motif-containing protein 43-like, producing the protein MDSDILQAFQRELTCSICLNYLVEPVTMGCGHSFCHPCLCLFWEEAQTPAHCPMCRERSQQRDFKTNIRLKNLVSIARQASLKHFLNSKEYMCVTHKERKKIFCEEDKNQLCLLCSNSEEHRAHRHCPLEEAAKEYREKFVKQMRSFWKKMKENQRNLKRENRKINQWVWYVHLHREATKAAYRMVHPDVHEEEKEHLETLIKEHKITVQQLKKSKAKMLQKRKQLKKVFKELMKTCHKPDVELLQDVEDTLAMCELVVLHMPQPVRPRLNAQPITGLVDRLKHFQVNFSFHNEINSRNIMLFDDVRSLIFGQDNEDESLNLDRSNFFAAWGDQAFASGKYYWELDVNDSWDWAVGVCRDSVVRKTHTMIELEDVFLLLSVKEENHSSLLTTSPIFFLHIEEPLGCVGVFLDFQNESVGFLNVAKSSLIWRSPAGSLNFPVRPFFFRRPNNYG; encoded by the exons atggactcAGACATCCTGCAAGCCTTCCAGAGAGAACTCACCTGCTCCATCTGCCTGAACTACCTTGTAGAACCAGTTACCATGGGTTGTGGGCACAGCTTTTGTCATCCATGTCTCTGCCTTTTTTGGGAAGAAGCTCAAACTCCTGCCCATTGCCCTATGTGCAGGGAGCGATCACAACAAAGAGACTTCAAGACCAATATTCGTTTGAAGAATCTGGTATCTATTGCCAGACAGGCCAGTCTCAAGCATTTCCTGAACTCTAAGGAGTACATGTGTGTTACCcataaggagagaaaaaagatctTCTGTGAAGAGGACAAGAACCAGCTCTGTTTGCTCTGCTCCAACTCTGAGGAGCACAGGGCTCACAGACACTGTCCCCTTGAGGAGGCTGCTAAGGAGTACCGG gAGAAGTTTGTAAAACAAATGAGATCTTTTtggaaaaagatgaaagaaaaccaGAGAAATCTAAAAAGGGAGAACAGAAAAATTAACCAATGGGTT TGGTATGTGCATCTGCACAGAGAGGCTACCAAGGCAGCTTATCGAATGGTGCATCCAGATGTCCATGAGGAGGAAAAAGAACATTTGGAGACACTTATAAAGGAACACAAAATTACTGTACAGCAACTTAAGAAAAGCAAAGCGAAAATGCTTCAGAAGAGGAAACAGCTAAAGAAAGTCTTTAAGGAGCTAATGAAAACGTGCCATAAACCAGATGTGGAACTGCTCCAG GATGTAGAAGACACTTTGGCAAT gtGTGAGTTAGTGGTGCTGCACATGCCTCAGCCTGTGAGGCCACGGCTCAATGCTCAACCCATCACTGGACTGGTAGACAGACTTAAACACTTCCAAG TGAACTTTTCCTTCCATAATGAAATAAACAGTCGCAATATCATGCTGTTTGATGATGTGAGAAGTCTGATATTTGGACAAGACAATGAAGATGAATCTTTGAATTTGGACAGATCAAACTTCTTTGCCGCATGGGGAGATCAGGCCTTTGCTTCTGGGAAATATTACTGGGAGCTGGATGTGAATGACTCCTGGGACTGGGCTGTAGGAGTCTGTAGGGATTCTGTGGTAAGGAAGACTCACACCATGATAGAATTAGAGGACGTGTTTCTCCTTTTAAGTGTGAAGGAAGAAAATCATTCCAGTCTCTTGACTACCTCCCcaatattttttctgcatataGAGGAACCTCTGGGATGTGTTGGTGTCTTCcttgattttcaaaatgaaagtgtGGGTTTTTTGAATGTTGCCAAAAGTTCCCTTATATGGAGATCACCTGCTGGGTCCCTGAATTTCCCTGTCAGGCCTTTTTTTTTCCGCAGGCCAAACAATTATGGATAA